A window of Sphingobium herbicidovorans contains these coding sequences:
- a CDS encoding M23 family metallopeptidase has translation MFHGSQFNPQQGGASASFWLTDAIAKGAMTPADARDWRTRLRDWAEDVELVPDLGQRVGSRTWFRGLATCLGLCASALYLSPGFHPLPGAPQPLLEQAQFDEVRSQMITPLAMGADSGRRMGPTDAVQPLRETPERPQIELRAQIGGGDSLARALSRAGVSSGDIGQVMSLAGGDIGKGMKPGTPLDIILGRRASRDMPRPLDHLSFRPRLDLALEVNRVGGVLQVKRTPIHVDDTPLRIQGVIGDSIYQSARAAGAPPKAIQAFLRVIAQQVDLGSIHAGDRYDIITEYRRAETGDVEVGDLLYAGLRRPNGRGVDMLKWTSEGRSQWFEASGVGERRGVLAAPVRGRMSSGFGMRRHPILGYRRMHAGIDFAAAYGSPIYAATDGVVSYSGRHGGHGNYVRLEHGNGLATGYAHMSRTAARYGQRVRQGQVIGYVGSSGLSTGPHLHYELYRSGRTINPLSVKFTTTAQLAGRELAAFRDRLRQLKSLRAGLPVEVAQNSASPSTPAQALN, from the coding sequence GTGTTTCATGGCAGCCAGTTCAATCCTCAACAGGGGGGCGCCTCCGCGTCCTTCTGGCTGACGGACGCCATCGCGAAGGGCGCCATGACGCCCGCCGATGCGCGCGACTGGCGCACCCGCCTGCGGGACTGGGCGGAAGATGTGGAACTGGTCCCCGACTTGGGCCAGCGTGTCGGCAGCCGCACATGGTTCCGCGGCCTCGCCACCTGTCTTGGCCTTTGCGCCTCCGCCCTCTACCTCTCCCCCGGCTTCCACCCGCTGCCCGGCGCGCCGCAGCCCCTGCTCGAACAGGCGCAGTTCGACGAAGTGCGCAGCCAGATGATCACCCCGCTCGCCATGGGCGCCGACAGCGGGCGGCGCATGGGGCCGACCGACGCCGTGCAGCCCCTGCGCGAAACGCCCGAACGTCCTCAGATCGAACTGCGCGCCCAGATCGGCGGCGGCGATTCGCTCGCCCGCGCCCTGTCCCGCGCTGGCGTCAGCAGCGGCGACATCGGGCAGGTCATGTCGCTTGCAGGCGGCGACATCGGCAAGGGCATGAAGCCCGGCACCCCGCTCGACATCATCCTTGGCCGCCGCGCCAGCCGCGACATGCCCCGGCCGCTCGATCATCTCTCCTTCCGCCCCCGGCTCGACCTGGCGCTGGAGGTCAACCGCGTCGGCGGCGTCCTGCAGGTAAAGCGCACGCCGATCCATGTGGATGACACGCCGCTGCGTATCCAGGGCGTCATTGGCGACAGCATCTACCAGTCCGCGCGCGCCGCCGGAGCCCCGCCCAAGGCGATCCAGGCATTCCTGCGCGTCATCGCGCAACAGGTCGATCTTGGCTCCATCCACGCCGGGGACCGCTACGACATCATCACCGAATATCGCCGCGCCGAAACCGGCGATGTGGAGGTGGGCGACCTGCTCTACGCCGGACTGCGCCGACCCAATGGACGCGGCGTCGATATGCTCAAATGGACGAGCGAAGGCCGCAGCCAGTGGTTCGAAGCATCGGGCGTGGGCGAGCGGCGTGGCGTCCTCGCCGCGCCGGTCCGCGGCCGGATGTCGTCGGGCTTTGGCATGCGCCGCCATCCGATCCTGGGTTACAGGCGGATGCACGCGGGCATAGACTTCGCCGCCGCTTATGGATCGCCCATCTATGCGGCGACCGATGGCGTCGTGTCCTATTCGGGGCGGCATGGCGGCCACGGCAATTATGTCCGCCTGGAACATGGCAACGGCCTTGCCACCGGCTATGCGCATATGAGCCGCACCGCCGCCCGCTACGGCCAGCGCGTCCGGCAGGGGCAGGTGATCGGCTATGTCGGCTCCAGCGGCCTGTCGACCGGCCCGCACCTCCATTATGAACTGTATCGCAGCGGGCGGACGATCAATCCGCTGTCTGTCAAATTCACCACCACCGCGCAGCTCGCCGGTCGCGAACTCGCCGCCTTCCGTGACCGTCTGCGCCAGCTGAAAAGCCTGCGTGCGGGCCTCCCTGTTGAGGTCGCGCAGAACAGCGCGTCGCCATCCACCCCGGCGCAGGCCCTCAATTAG
- a CDS encoding nucleotidyltransferase family protein, with translation MTKITALLLAGSRPGSDPLAQAAGVPVKPLAPVAGDPMINYPARALLAHPTIGQLIILTQTPDLYAANPATAWLASHPQVRFETSDSGIASTLLGLLDRPDLPFPLLVTTADHVLLDTAMLDQFVAEGQGADIAVAMVERATLLARYPSSRRTWLKFRDGWWSGANLFWFGSAKARAVIALWQEVEQDRKKGWKIIASFGPLVLLGALLRLLGLRSGIARIGRRFGLNARLVAMHKAEACIDADKVEDVTLIEEILRGRPGADGSATGSI, from the coding sequence ATGACGAAGATCACCGCCCTGCTGCTCGCCGGATCGCGCCCCGGTTCCGATCCCCTGGCGCAGGCGGCGGGCGTCCCTGTCAAGCCGCTCGCGCCGGTCGCGGGCGATCCGATGATCAACTATCCCGCGCGCGCTCTGCTCGCCCACCCGACCATCGGCCAACTCATCATCCTGACGCAGACGCCGGACCTGTACGCCGCCAACCCCGCCACCGCATGGCTCGCCAGCCATCCGCAGGTGCGCTTCGAAACCAGCGACAGCGGCATCGCCTCCACGCTGCTCGGCCTGCTTGACCGCCCCGACCTGCCATTCCCGCTGCTCGTCACCACGGCTGACCATGTCCTGCTCGATACAGCCATGCTCGACCAGTTCGTCGCCGAAGGGCAGGGGGCGGACATCGCCGTCGCCATGGTCGAACGCGCCACGCTGCTTGCCCGTTACCCCTCGTCCCGCCGCACCTGGCTCAAATTCCGCGACGGCTGGTGGTCGGGCGCCAACCTCTTCTGGTTCGGCAGCGCAAAGGCCCGCGCCGTGATCGCGCTCTGGCAGGAAGTCGAGCAGGACCGGAAGAAGGGATGGAAGATCATCGCCTCCTTCGGCCCGCTGGTGCTGCTGGGCGCGCTTCTCCGCCTGCTGGGCCTGCGCAGCGGCATAGCCCGCATCGGCCGCCGTTTCGGCCTCAACGCAAGGCTCGTCGCCATGCACAAGGCCGAAGCCTGCATCGACGCCGACAAGGTCGAGGATGTGACGCTGATCGAAGAGATATTGCGCGGGAGGCCGGGTGCCGATGGGTCGGCGACAGGCTCGATCTGA